The sequence below is a genomic window from Canis aureus isolate CA01 chromosome 26, VMU_Caureus_v.1.0, whole genome shotgun sequence.
TTTAAGGTAGCATGAGGGGGTGCCTGTCCACAAGTGGGCCCCAGCTGATAAGCTGGAGGCCATGGGAGCCGGGCTGGAGAAAACAAACACTAGGGAGTCTCTAATTAGTACAATGGTTCTCAAATGGGAGCATGTTTCAGAATTGCTTCTCatttagtaggtctggggtggggcccaaggtctgcatttttaacacattttcagacaatgatgctggcctcagaacCAGATGTTGTTGAGGACCACTAGCCTGTTCCTTCACTTCTGCTCAATTCAGGCCGAGGAACAGGAGAAGAAATTGTACCTATAGATACAGCACTGTGGTACTGTCTTCATATGGTCCACCTTACAGTTGCACAGTGATGAGCCACAAAGGCATATGATTGGTTTCTTCGTGAAGTTCCTTCAGGGATGCGGTCATCCTTGACAAGGTGAATGGCTCTGAAGACAATTATAAAGTATGATGAGAAATCAGCAATGTTGTTAGAAAAAGCACATAGCCTCCTGGAGATGAATGTGTTAAAAAGTAACCTGCACACAGATACCTATTTTCTATACAAAATAATCACTCTAATTCCTTTAACATCATGGCAGCAGCACACCCCTCTCACTTTCCACACCTTCAGCCATTATACACCCAAATACAACTTTGCAATCCCCTTTAGTAGGTTAGTGGCCTCTTtcatacttctttcttttcttggttggGCTGTCCCGGATTGCAGATAATCTTTCAGTGTTTGTGGCTGAGCGGTTTGCTGTGCCTGCTCTGGTTTATTTTTTGTGAGATGTCGGGAGGAGAGATTTTCCAAAACATGCAACTCTTCATTAGATGTCATTTTTGCCAAACCTTGTTTCAAAAGTAACCCCGGATCTGACAGCTCTGAGGCTGGCAAAACTCTGACAGCTTTGCTTTTTTCCACTATTATTTCTCTTGGGACTAATCGATCACTTCCAAGAGAAACTCTCTTGTGGTGGTCGACGTCTTCTGCAGAGCCACAGTTCCTGCATTTCTGTTGTGTTCTGGCCCCTTACGGACTTTGTTTTGGACCTGGTGATGCTGACTCACAGCTATAGACAGGGCTCCTGCTTAGAAGCCCTGTCTCTAACCACTCCCCAAGATGAGGTTTTTGCTGGCTGCTAGTGTCTTCTGGCTGCTTCTGATGAACATTTTCCAGCTTTTGAGCAGGAAGCCCCCAGTGGCTCTCAGCTGCCTTTATGTAATCTTTTGCTTGTCCCGTGGACTCTGATGGGGGACTGGCTGAAGCCTGTCACCCCTCCTCTTCACTAGCTCCACAATCACTGGGTCACTGATGTTCCCACAATGTCCCTGCTGTTCCATGGTCTGCTCACAACGCTGCTGCTTTTTGTTTCAGTTCTTTTCacactaaaagaaagaaagattgttttgttttgtaaagtgTAATGGCATGCTGTCCTCCAATTCCTACAATCCTTGTCACATTTCCTATACCCAGAAAAGGAAGTATGTGctacctttctttctcccttaccTCCCTGGCAAATCTAGAGAAATCCCCAAGTGTTATGTTAAATTCAGACTGGATCAAGCCATAGCTGTCACATTTTCCAACACAAGAGTTTTGTTATTAGGATACATGAAGACAGGCTTTGTTTACTGATCACTGGGTTATCAATGTAGTTATATTGGAGTTACGATGGATCTATTTTAACTAAGGCAGACAGGTATTCATTTCAGATGTTAAGGGTTAATATTGCCTAAAGTTGATAGATTGATTTCCTTCCCCCAGAAGTAAATGACCAGACACATCCAAAACACAGGCTgcatgtgtatgcacatgcacacataaggATGTGCTTGTACACACATACACCTTTTCTACAGCACAAAGTCAATGCAAACTTCACTCTGATTGTAAAATTCACTttgaggggcagggcaggagctgcCTGGGGAGAATTAAAGAGACCAGACACTGACTTCAACACAGATTTGCAGGCTTGTGAATAGCAAGAAATTTCTTAAACCACTAAACTCAAAACACTGAAgctgaaatgtttattttggctAAGCTTTAgtctggaaacacacacacacacacgcacatgcacacgcacacacacacgtatgttcTTATTGTTTCTAATCAGGGCATGAGGATCATCATAATTATACTAGAATCGGAACTTGCATTTAGCAaaggaatgtatttttttaagatgggtCTGTAGGCGCTTGGAAAGTTGTATGAAACACACCACCAAACAGGtgcttttcatcttcaaagcacTTGTCATTAATTACTTCTTGCAACACACCTGTGAAGCAAGGACTCATTCCCCACTGTCCAGAATGCAAGAGACAGGAAAGTAGAAGAGCAAGAATGGGACTTAAGGGTAAGGTTGATGCCAGGGGGCTTTGTGACTAATTTCCAGGAACTCCTGTTGAATTCTACACCATGCCACATatctatacacatacacacagtcaaaaagaaggaaaagaaaacttgtCAGACCTACATTTTTTTCAGAGCACTTCTCTTGCGCTTTGCACTGGGAGGAAGTGGACTCTCCGCACACTCAGCAAAATAATCAGACGCTCCGTGGAGAGCTCCTTCCGTCTACTCCAAAAGATAACAAAGGTTCAACCAGAAATCTATTAGCTGAACATGAGGAAAAACAGTTATACTCTGAATGCCCCCAGTGAATGGATTTTTGTGAAGACTAGGTGAAACTACGCAGGGTtaggctattttaattttttaaatctagcaCTTTTTGGtaaattgttacttttttttggACTCCTACCCAACACAGTTCATACAGTGATATGCACCACAAAATAcaagattataagagaaaggatgTTGGTTCCAAACCATCTGGGAACTCTTGGCCAATATCTTTATCTCTGCAGCCCAAAGTGTGATGAAGCCCAGAATCATGGTGCCAGGCAGCAACATGTTTGTGAGCTCTGATCTTCCAGAGAGACctagtggcacagtggtttgtaCCCTGATTATCCTAAGAATTCCACACATTTTCTCTAcctacaaaaatacaaaatgtggcCTTTATAATAGTCAAGGCTGCATAAAGAGTTACGTCTTTTAATACTGGTACTTTGAAAACTGAAGTCTGTGATTCTTAGCTACCAGAAAACTGGGAGTTATGTTCTTAAACTAACAGCACTAACACAGTTTTACATAATTCGTAGATTATCTGTGTATCTATCCTTACATGTTCCCATGGAAGCTTCATACAGAAGTACTTCTAAAATGTCAAAAACTCCCAACCTTTGCCAACATTGACCTATTTCATagttttagaatcattttttttaataagcaagtAGATAATTGAGACAAGGTGttaacttttctcatttcttgggACAGTAAGAACCCTTCTCCACCAAATTCCATAGTAAAATGTTGAGGCCATGAGGAACAATTCTGGGAAATTATCAGTAGATTTCTTGCTTTAGACTTCCAttggaattcatttatttattatttttaaaaagattttatttatttgacgagagagagagagagagagagagagagtacaagcaggggaagcagcaggcagaaggagagggagcagggtccctgctgagcagagagcctgagatgGTCTTGATCctagtaccccaggatcatgacctgagctaaaggcagatgcctaagcaactgagccacccaagagcccctagACTTATACTGGAATTTAACAGTGGCAGCCACCAATATGATGCATGGCTGCCCCACAGGCGGGTGCTGTGCAATCACTGCCCTGAACCATAAGTATGAGCCTTTAGCTCCCACTAATCCTGCCTATGGTTTCAGACCTGGATCAATGTCACTCATAGTCATATCCAGTTATAACCTAAGTCAGTTCTAAGAGTTAGTGAACAGGATATTGTAGGTTTTATTGGATTATACTGCATTTTgatgcttctccctttctccccttaAGACTTCCCAGTTGACTAAATAAGCTACagttttaaagttaaatgagagagagatgaagggggagggggaaaagaggggaagagctttgagacagagagagagagagagagagagagagagagagagactgagatttATGTGTGAAACACTTCTAAACATGCCCTATAAGTACAGTAGATTTTCCCCTTACGACCACACCCTGTAAGTGCTGTATTTTCAGAGCTGAACAATTAACATAAGGAGCATGAGTCAGGCTTTGAACAACTCTGTGGGAACCAGAAAGCCTTTTGCTATTAGGAATGATGTAAATTCCCCAAGGCTTGAAGAAGTCCACAATGGAAGGCAGACAGGGTCATAAATAACAACAATGGATACTGCGTAGACCACATAAAGTATGATGCCGCGATAGTGACACTCTTCAAATCTCATACTTGATCCAAtctctgcctttatttatttattttttaaactcagttTAAAGAGCATGATGTATTTCCTATGGGAACTTCAAAAACTTCTTTAAGAAACATGACAATTGACTCTTGTCCCAAATTCCTCTGATCACAAACAATGAGAGAAAATGTCCTTGGAAGGAGAAGGACAACAGAAAACGTGATGGAATGACAGAAGGAAATGTCCAGTTCAAAAAGTGCAAAACCTGTGACTTcgattttaaaaaagagagaaaaagaaaccagcaaGGCAGGGTCTCCTgcttacaaattaaaaccacatttgGCAATTTGTTGAAGGAGGCATATTTACATTTGTATGAAGACTGGGTgggcaggaaaataaaaaaagcttaGATTCCTTCTTCAGTCCTTGAACTGTCAGATCTCATTAGAAATCTCTCATTCCTATTTTCCTAGGGTCAATTCATTCCCCTTCGTCACTAAATCGCAGCCCCCGGAGCCTACCAAACAAATATTCCAGAGGAAGCAGAGATCCTCTGGAATAGATCTGGGAACAGGATTTCCCAAGGGAGTTGTCCTGATTACTAATGGCTTCTCACATCTGGCACCAAAATGTAATCTGTGGCTTATCCAGAGTCAAAACTCTAAGGTACAGACAATGTGTGCTCAGAAGCACTTCTTGGGTTTACTTAAATGACATGACTCCTTTTTAGATTCTGCCTTGAATAACAACCCAGACATCTTCTGCAAAGAATACACACAAACTCAATATACTAAAAAAAGGTCACCAGTTGGCCATCCAGAGTCCAGAGTGCACAGTCCATGGGGACTCAGGTATTTAAGAAATAGGTTaaccaaggggtgcctgggtggctcagtcggttagtcatctgactcttgatatcagctcaggtcatgatctcagggtcctgggatggagcccacatcaggccctgtgctcagtggcaagtctatatgggattctctctctctccttctccctttacccctctccctgctcactctctaaaataaaataaatcttttttaaaaaaaaccctcaaaatatcactaaaaaaagagaaagaaataggttAACCAAGGGACTCTCTTTGGGCTTTCATcagtgattcttcttttttttttttttttaagatttatttatttatttattcgagagagagagagagagagagaggcagagacacaggcagagggagaagcaggctccatacagggagcccgatgtgggactcgatcccgggtctccaggatcatgccctgggctgaaggcagcactaaaccactgagccacccaggctgccctcagtgATTCTTCTTAACCTAAAGGCTAGCTCTGAGTCTAGCTAAGGAATAAAATTCTATAAGTAACATCACCTGTTCTGTCCACTTGTCACtcatttactttatatatatatatatatacacacacatatatatgtatatatatataatattgaatttttattttaattttgaaagggaAAGTTCCAATATCTACTTTAAATACCTAggacaaaaaaacatttttttttttttttacatgagacAAGATACAACATAAGGATTAGTAAATGcactcactttaaaaaaacagcaaattttCCAGTAGTATTTAAGAAGAAATAGTCTAATAATTGTCATCTTGGATGGTCTCTTCAGTTAATATGGCTTTGGCTAAAAacctatttactttttatttatttattttttaagattttatttatttattcatgagagacacagagagagaggcagagacacaggcagagggagaagcaggctccatgcagggagcccgatgtgggactcgatcccgggtctccaggatcacatcctgggccgaaggcagcactaaaccactgagccacccgggttgcccccatttactttttaacttttggTAGTAATGCTTTGATTTTAGTTTTAAACTTTCCAGCTGTAAAGAGTGTCTAAATATAATTCCAGGACAAAGCCAAAAAGAAGTAGGGCAGGGCCACAGGCCCCAAAGGGAATCAAATCCAGGGGGACACATTCTTTGGCAGACTGAGCAGCCCAGGCAAGCTCCCAGAGCAAGGGGTCAGGTCTTGTCACCATCCCCAGGGATGTTCTAGAGTCTAGTGGATGCATCCTGAGGCTAAGGAAGCCAAAGCATGCACACCCTAGTACAGGTCTAAAAGGAAGGTTGAATAGGTGAGTGTTTAAGTATGAAGATGGGTGATGTCACCTCAATGCTGTCTGGTCTGACCTGAGAAACACATTTTACATTTGTGGACAGGAAATACTACCAAGAAAATCCCCACCGGAATTATCAAGGCAGCCAAGATGCACTTCATGCCTCTTAATCAGAGAATGGGCTAGACTGAAATGTAGTTAGAAATGCTGGTTGGTGTTCAGGTTACAAAGGCAAATCAAAATTGTGGATAAATCAAGGTGTTCACTCCATGTGACTTACTGAACACCACTTTTGAATAGAACAATGTTGGGATTAATGAGGGATGGGAAGAGAAGTTGGCCTAAAAAGACATAAGGAACACATGCTCTTGAGTTTATAACCTTCTCAAGGAGTCTGTAAAACAGAGCTGAGGCTCCCAAAGGCTACTGGGAAGACTGGCACCAAGGGAGCTTTTCAGATACATAGATTCCCAAGACCCATCCCTGGCAGTTCTGATTCACCAGATCTAGGGTGGGTCCATGAGATCTATATTTAGGTTCCCAAGTGATATATGTGAAAAATAGTCGACAGAGCAGAGCAACAGATAAACAAATGTCAACTGGTATGCTGAAGCGGTGTTGGCAAAGTGTGGTGCAGTTACCTCAGGCATCAAAATTATCTCGGGAGTTTGTTTGTTCACTAATGCTCAGGATTCTACCCCAGATTCTACTGCATTTAGATCTCCAGGGGGTAGAGTGAAAGCATATGCATTTTAAGCAATCtccccagggattttttttttttttaagattttatgtatttattcatgagagacagagagagagagaggcagagacaggcaaagggagaagcaggctcctcttgcagaacctgatgcaggacttgatcccaggaccccggggtcaggacctgagctgaaggcagacactcaaccactgagccaccaggtgccctacCCCCCCAGTGATTCTGATACCCAGCAGAGTTAACAAACTTCTGTCCACTCTAAAGTGGCATGGGTGGACTTGATAACTGAGTGGAGTCTGGCAGAAGCATCCAATCAGAAAACACTGAACTCTGTATTGAACATTGTTTTGAGGCCCTTGTGGAAAAGGATGTGGACTCACAGAAAACATCCATGCTCTCATGGAGTCTCCATCCCATGGGGAagacaagaaacaaataaacaaatgatgtGTCAGAAGGTTGTGATGTTATGAGCAGAAATAAAACTCCAAAGTCTCTGTTTTAGATATATTGGTGGGGGAAGGCTGTAGTAGGTAAGAAGATAAGCTTTACCCAGAGATCTGAGTGGAAGGGGAGCCATGTGAACATAGTGTATCTCGGGCAGGGAGAGGTGTGAACATCAAGGCTCTGAAGGCAGTGTGccttgggaggaggggagaaacgGCAGCAGACCAGGGGAAGCCGCTGGAGGGCAGGTATCAGGGGTGCGTATGTATTGGTAATGGTGAAGGGGGCAAATCACATATGGCTTTTGTAAGGAAGACACATTTTATTCTAAGGACGATGGTATGCCTTTGGAAGGTTCTAAGGAGAAATGTGACTTGgtattttaaaaggatcactctaGGTTCAGCAGAGGGACAGGTGGATGCGAGGACAGCAGTACTGAGACTACTGTAAGAGTTCACTCAGCGATGAGGGATCTTCAGGAGCTGATGATGGTAAGAAACGGTTAGACTAGAAATACAGTTTGAAGGGAGGCCCAATGGAATTTGTTAATCGATTAGATATAGTTGGTCAGAAGAAAAGTCAAGGATGACTCCAAGATTTGTGGTTTAAATAAGTGGGTGAAGGAAGTTAGCTTTTACCAACACAGGAAGTACTGGGGGAGGGGTAGGCTTGGGGAAATGGAACCAAGAAATCAACCTTGGATTTGTAAACTTAAAGAGTTCTCTTGGGTATCCATATGGAGATGTTGAACAGGAAGTTAAGACACAGGTTCCAGGAAGAGAAGGGTCTGGGCTACAGACACAAAGTTAGGAAGTCTGTGAAGATGGTATATAAAGTCATCAGTCAGGATGACTCCACTACCGGGCGAGTTTGGATGagtaaaaaagaagttaaaaagatGAGTAGGATTCAGGAAAGGAGACCATGAGGGAGCCatcagtgaagaaagagaaacatcaAGATAACATGATGTCCCTGGAGGCAGGAGAATAAAGTGTCTCACTGAAAGTGACAACCTCGTCAAATGGCTGCCAAGCAATTAGGAGTGAAAACTGACCAGTGGAAGGTGACATGACAGAGGCTGTTTTTGGTGAAGGTCTGGGACCCAAGCCTGTTTGGGATGGATGGTTTCAAGAGTGAGGTGAAGACATAGTAGAGACTAGGGGTCTCTAGCAGGAATATAACATTTGCTGTTCATGTAACTTTAAATTTTTCTACAGACtactaaaaaactaaaagaaaactggtaaaattagatttcaataatatatattatttagccCAACATTAAACATTACCATTAtaacatgtaatataaaatattgagaaattttatatttttaagctaAGTCTTTGGAATCTGGTATGTTATTTGACATTTACAGGACATCATTTCTGATTcaccacatttcaaatgctccaTTGGCTAAACATGGCCAGTGGCTACAGTACTGGGCCTTGCAGGGCTAGTTACTTTTGAAGGGTTCTACAGTAAGGGGGAGCATGGAAATGAGGTAGTGGCTTGGCTGGGGTGGTTAATGGAGGGGGCATCACTGATGATTCTGAGCATATTTAGAGGATGTGATTGGCTACTGTGTGCCAAGTTTCAAGTGGCATCAGGCACTATTTCAGAAGTTTTGCAACTATTCACCAATGTCACCCTCAGAAGAGCATGGTGAGGCAGGTAACATTGTTCCTCCCACCCTCCAGCGACCTCACCCAACCTGGAGAGACAGCATGGATAGCAATACCACTACTCATCTGACAAACGAGGGTTCTGTCAGGAAAATCCTGCTCCAGCTTTCAGCCCCAGGCATAGGCCCTGGGACATCAGTATTAGCCCTAGTTGGAACGCTGGGGAAGGTCCTTGGGGCCATAGCACCAGACTACACAGGTCACTGCTAGAGCCCTGTGGGTGCATCACCATCACAATGcagtcccccctccccacctccctgtgcTCCCTGCCATCCTCACAGCCACACTTAGAAGGGATAACAGGAGTTATCCCTCCACACTCTTGCTTCCAGGACTGCAGAATATCCTGCCTGATATGAAGGCAATAAAgggagaaggcaggaaaaaaagctTTTCAATGCCATTAAGGATTTTCTCACAGTAGTACTGAATGTACTAATGTGGTGTTCAGTCTTTATCTTCTTTTAGATCTGTTTTCTTATGCTTATGTACATGAGTTTCCTCTGATTGTTTTATTCACTCCTAcatgaaaataattaataacccaaccagaatattttaaaagtggataACTCATAGTATACTAGTCTTAGGTCACATTCAACATGTTCCTCTGTCTGAATTCTTTGTGATCACACATCTCCAGAGTTGATCAAATCAGGCTAACACTTCTGGGATTAGAGGCAGAGCACAGCAAAGCAGGAGACAGAAGCCATGGTCTGGTGTTCATCGGTTGCTTGTCCCAGAGCCCGTCTCTCAATTCTCTGATTAGGGGGCTTCTCATCTTCCCTTCGGGATGGCTTGGGAAATTTAAATGCAGAGAGGTGTATGAAGCACACTTTAGAAACTGGAAAGTGCTAACACATTTTCTTAACATTAATGGTAAAGAAAACCTGGTGCCCATGTAAACCataaagggtcttttttttttttttcaagattttattatttatttatgagagacagagagagagagaggcagagacacaggtagagggagaagcaggctccatgcagggagcccgacatgggactcgatcccaggtctccaggatcatgccctgggctgaaggtggcactaaaccgctgagccacgcgggctgccccaTAAAGGGTCTTTAAGGAGGCAAGGCTGCCTTGCATTTGTAGAGaacttatataattattttatccgCCATCTCATCAGAGCCTTACTGAGTTATTTGGCAGGCAAGTTTTGTCCCTCTTTGACAGACAAGAAGAACGAGAACCAAGAGACTAAGTGCCTAAGGCCATACATTTAGCTGGGGGCAGAACTGAGTAGAGAAGGATTGGCCCTCTGTGTAGTGTTCTCTCCACTGTGCCCAGTGGGTCATCTGCCACCACAGTCAGAGATGGGAGTTGTAGAAAGAGTATAGGATGCTGAGTCAGAAGTCCTTGGGTCTAGCCTCACTTGGTCTCTTCCTTGCAGTAAAAACTAGACAAGCTACTTACCTTCTCTGAATAGCAGTTTCCTTGTCTAGAAAAGAGGAATGATAAAAACATCTCTATGGCAGATACTCAATTCATTTCCTGGAAATAATACTCAGATTTTGTCTCCAGTCCCTATCCAGTGTCCATGTATTTCCAGAGGTCTTGTCTCCACACCAGACTCCAGAAATAGGCCCGTGACCCTATCCAAACCAATCACAATACTGAATTCATGAGGCTCAAAAAGATGCATAAGCTTCAGCTGGCCTGGGAAGAGGCCCACTCTCTGTTTCCATGGACCTGGCAGAGCTAGCAGAGCCAACCACCACGTACAGGCTAAGAATGAAGCCAACACTGTGGAAGGCAGAGCCAGAAGATGTGAGAAATAGTCCTGATGATATTCTTTGTGCTTCTGATCAATAAGCCATACCTGAAGTCTGACCTTTACAGGCACATGAGCCAAAAACTTTCCTTTTTTGCTAAGCCATTTTGAGTTGGCCTTCCTGTCCCTTGAAAACTAAAAGGTTCAAGACTGATACAATCTTTTCTCAGGTTTGTTGCATTGAATAAGTTATTGTATGTGACAGCTCCCTGCAAACAATAAACGCCTTTTGCAAACAATAAAAGCAGAGTAAAAGTAATTTATTATCAACTTATTTGGGCAGCAAATAATAGTATTAAAGTATAAGCCTAGACCACTTTCAATTCTTTATAGCTCTGTGATAAGGTGAAAAGAAAAGTTATTCTTGAACTTTAGTGTAATGTCCAATGATTTTATGGAGCATCAGCATTCTGAAATGTGACATGCTAGTGAAGGTTGAGTCACTTACAGAAAAGCATC
It includes:
- the SLX4IP gene encoding LOW QUALITY PROTEIN: protein SLX4IP (The sequence of the model RefSeq protein was modified relative to this genomic sequence to represent the inferred CDS: inserted 3 bases in 3 codons; substituted 1 base at 1 genomic stop codon) translates to MASKKFAVKCGNFAVLVDLHVLPQGSNRDTSWFSEHKKEELCLLLKETIDSRVNEYLEVRKQHRPSNTEFTRSNPLTLKGYGFQITAYFLKRGIRLHCFRGSQSAELRVFPDRFVVCVSQLSFSRDLLSSQNEELTEGALHGASDYFAECAESPLPPSAKRKRSALKKIVKRTETKSSSVVSRPWNSRDIVGTXSDPVIVELVKRRGDXASASPPSESTGQAKDYIKAAESHWGLPAQKLENVHQKQPEDTSSQQKPHLGEWLETGLLSRSPVYSCESASPGPKQSPXGARTQQKCRNCGSAEDVDHHKRVSLGSDRLVPREIIVEKSKAVRVLPASELSDPGLLLKQGLAKMTSNEELHVLENLSSRHLTKNKPEQAQQTAXATNTERLSAIRDSPTKKRKKYERGH